ACCTGCATattaccaccaccaccgccaccgccaccgggaCCACCTCTGCAATCACATCGCCCTCCTCAAACCACAGCCTCAGCAACGCGCACGCGCGCTCCTCCCCGCATTCGGCGAGCAGCTCCCCTCGCGGCAGCAGCACCACCGGCGGCacaggcggcggcagcggcagcggtagCGGGAGCACGAACCAGGCGTGCGCGGCGTGCAAGTACCAGCGGCGCAAGTGCAACCCGGACTGCCCGCTCGCGCCCTACTTCCCCGCCGACCAGCAGCGGCGCTTCCTCAACGCGCACCGTCTCTTCGGGGTCAGCAACATCCTCAAGACGCTCAAGAAGCTCAGGCCGGAGCTCTGCGCCGACGCCATGGGCACGCTCATCTACCAGTCCGACATGCGCGCGCAGGACCCCGTCGGCGGCTGCTACCGCCTCATCCTCAGCCTGGAGCGCCAGCTCGAGATCGAGACGGCCGAGCTCTCCGCCGTGCTCCACCACCTGGCGCTCTGCCGCCAGGCTACCACGGCGGCCACCGCGATgccaccgcagcagcagcagcagggcggCGGCATGGCTGACCTCGACGTCACGTCCTCCAACCAGCCGCTCCTCCTCAACGCTCAGCAAGAGGTCGTTGACGCACTCTACACGACGACTCACGAAGCTGACACGGCTATCCTTCCAACCGACGAGGTCGTCCACCATAGCCCCAAGGATGATCACggtgagcagcagcagcagcagctcttcGACTACTTCTACTACGACGCCACCGCCAGCGACGATGCCAGTAGCAAGCCTA
This window of the Sorghum bicolor cultivar BTx623 chromosome 7, Sorghum_bicolor_NCBIv3, whole genome shotgun sequence genome carries:
- the LOC8073533 gene encoding uncharacterized protein LOC8073533, producing the protein MTSSVAPTTAASHLHITTTTATATGTTSAITSPSSNHSLSNAHARSSPHSASSSPRGSSTTGGTGGGSGSGSGSTNQACAACKYQRRKCNPDCPLAPYFPADQQRRFLNAHRLFGVSNILKTLKKLRPELCADAMGTLIYQSDMRAQDPVGGCYRLILSLERQLEIETAELSAVLHHLALCRQATTAATAMPPQQQQQGGGMADLDVTSSNQPLLLNAQQEVVDALYTTTHEADTAILPTDEVVHHSPKDDHGEQQQQQLFDYFYYDATASDDASSKPTIDINLDNMQQFDFDDSCAAADDDKVDLTAPAGPDEEIRHHQQHLDVNCGQIDDHKDYFEIKAASLVDAFDMRQELQPVVDVNAGVEIDIKAVDVNAGIGVDIKAMDMNANVDVNVDLQEEDGAINVSTAEAAQMAAESSHCRLGLGFSSF